The following are encoded in a window of Mycobacterium vicinigordonae genomic DNA:
- a CDS encoding NAD-dependent epimerase/dehydratase family protein: MHDSKILITGATGQVATPIALAMAPDNEVWGIARFTDAAARAGLEQGGVRCETVNLAAGDFSGLPSDFDYVLNLAVAKSGRWDKDLGANADSVGLLMAHCRTAKAFLHCSSAAVYDPPDEEVRTERAALGDNHKPLFPTYSISKIAGEAVARTTARVLGVPTTIARLNVPYGDNGGWPFYHMEMILGGVPIPVPPGEPARYNPIHQDDIIASIPKLLAVASVPATTVNWAGDQIVSIQEWCHFLGTLVGREPVFIESEQALRGNPVDVTRLRELIGSSSSVDWRDGLRRLAAKSHPELVHS, translated from the coding sequence CGGTCAGGTCGCGACGCCGATCGCCCTGGCCATGGCGCCGGATAACGAGGTATGGGGCATCGCCCGGTTCACCGACGCGGCCGCCCGCGCCGGACTGGAGCAGGGGGGCGTCCGGTGTGAGACGGTCAATCTGGCCGCCGGGGACTTCAGCGGTCTGCCGTCCGACTTCGATTATGTGCTCAACCTCGCGGTAGCCAAGAGCGGCCGATGGGATAAGGATCTGGGCGCCAACGCGGACTCGGTCGGACTACTGATGGCGCACTGCCGTACTGCGAAGGCGTTTCTGCACTGCTCATCTGCGGCCGTCTACGACCCGCCTGACGAGGAAGTGCGCACCGAGCGTGCCGCCTTGGGCGACAACCACAAACCCCTGTTCCCCACTTACTCGATCTCCAAGATCGCCGGCGAGGCCGTCGCTCGAACGACGGCGCGTGTCCTGGGGGTGCCCACCACGATCGCCCGTCTCAACGTGCCATACGGCGACAATGGGGGATGGCCGTTCTACCACATGGAGATGATCCTGGGCGGCGTTCCGATCCCGGTTCCACCCGGCGAGCCGGCCCGATACAACCCCATCCACCAAGACGACATCATCGCGAGCATCCCGAAATTGCTTGCGGTGGCTTCGGTTCCCGCAACGACGGTGAACTGGGCCGGCGACCAAATCGTCAGCATCCAGGAGTGGTGCCACTTTCTCGGCACCCTGGTCGGCCGAGAGCCGGTGTTCATCGAGAGCGAGCAAGCATTACGCGGCAATCCCGTCGACGTGACCCGGCTGCGGGAACTGATCGGTTCCAGCAGCAGCGTCGACTGGCGGGATGGCCTGCGGCGGCTAGCCGCCAAATCTCACCCAGAGCTGGTGCACTCGTAA
- a CDS encoding response regulator transcription factor: MVNPPDRVRVVVADDHPVTRQGVVRALKSSGRVEVVAEVADGRAALEAIRKLHPSVALLDYKMPKLDGLEVTHAVSRDGLPTRVVLLSAFDDSSVVYKALAEGASGYLTKESDSDEIISAVIKCAGGGTYLPSEVAGGLVDEVKHRAKGSATLLTEREGQVVTMMADGLSVPQIASQLHLSPSTVKTHVQNLYEKLGVSDRGAAVAEAMRRRLVD; this comes from the coding sequence ATGGTCAACCCCCCCGACCGCGTCAGAGTCGTCGTCGCCGACGATCACCCGGTGACGCGCCAGGGTGTGGTGCGCGCGCTGAAGTCGAGCGGGCGTGTGGAGGTCGTGGCCGAAGTCGCCGACGGTCGTGCGGCCCTGGAAGCAATCCGCAAACTGCACCCATCAGTCGCATTGCTGGACTACAAGATGCCGAAGCTGGACGGTCTGGAAGTGACTCACGCCGTCAGCCGTGACGGCCTGCCCACCCGGGTGGTGCTGCTCAGCGCCTTCGATGACAGCTCGGTCGTGTACAAGGCACTCGCCGAGGGCGCATCAGGGTACCTGACCAAGGAGTCGGACAGCGACGAGATCATCTCCGCGGTTATAAAGTGCGCCGGCGGCGGCACGTACCTGCCCAGCGAGGTGGCCGGGGGACTTGTTGACGAGGTCAAACACCGGGCCAAAGGCTCGGCGACCTTGCTGACCGAGCGCGAAGGTCAGGTGGTGACGATGATGGCCGACGGATTGTCGGTTCCGCAGATCGCGTCGCAGCTGCACCTGTCGCCGAGCACTGTCAAGACCCACGTGCAGAACTTGTACGAGAAGCTCGGAGTATCCGACCGGGGTGCCGCCGTCGCCGAGGCGATGCGCCGGCGGTTGGTTGATTGA
- a CDS encoding sensor histidine kinase, with product MSSTEVGQVLRRQRLRSLQGGSLLRVGVVVIMLGAMLQRTDPVRWPAQAALLGIYAVSTGLALVLAFSGRSKVFDNDDAILAFALVDVVAVFGFKLLSPGGYMPLLVMALLPRLVAVELSLRRAAVVLGGSMIIFTASVLQDDVITPRLGPTGIVLIVLLYAFVCGTALLVVIFRLRNIDDMVRLTTSREELLAETMTTSEAERRQISEAIHDGPLQDVLAARRDVADYLKVAPEAPLQHALASLHDASRQLRAATFELHPAVLDQVGLAAAVKKLAAVTQERSGIAITTDCDYPGTDAIDPILFGAIRELLSNVVRHSGADTASVHLAAADGVARIDVVDNGVGITGATVIRRLSEGHIGLASQRARVEAAGGTLRIIDDPTGARLRVEVPLRG from the coding sequence ATGAGCAGCACCGAAGTCGGACAGGTACTCCGCAGGCAGCGGCTGCGTTCACTCCAGGGCGGCTCGCTGCTACGCGTCGGGGTCGTGGTGATCATGCTCGGCGCCATGCTGCAGCGGACCGACCCCGTTCGGTGGCCCGCGCAAGCCGCCCTGCTCGGTATCTACGCGGTGAGCACCGGTTTGGCGCTGGTGTTGGCGTTTTCGGGCCGGAGCAAGGTTTTCGACAACGACGACGCAATCTTGGCTTTCGCGCTGGTCGATGTAGTGGCGGTATTCGGTTTCAAGCTGCTTTCCCCCGGGGGATACATGCCGCTGCTGGTGATGGCGTTACTGCCCCGGCTGGTCGCTGTCGAATTGTCCTTGCGGCGTGCCGCCGTGGTACTGGGCGGCAGCATGATTATCTTTACCGCGTCGGTTCTGCAAGATGACGTGATTACGCCGCGGCTCGGCCCCACGGGCATCGTACTGATCGTGCTGCTGTACGCGTTCGTCTGTGGCACAGCGCTGTTGGTAGTGATATTTCGGCTGCGAAATATCGACGACATGGTTCGACTCACCACGTCCCGGGAAGAATTGCTGGCCGAGACGATGACCACGTCGGAGGCCGAGCGCAGACAGATCTCCGAAGCGATCCACGACGGCCCGCTACAAGATGTTCTCGCGGCGCGTCGTGACGTCGCCGACTATCTAAAGGTTGCGCCCGAGGCGCCGTTGCAGCACGCGTTGGCGAGCCTGCACGATGCCTCCCGCCAGTTGCGGGCGGCGACTTTCGAACTGCACCCGGCGGTTCTCGATCAGGTCGGGTTGGCCGCTGCCGTAAAGAAACTCGCCGCGGTAACGCAAGAACGCTCGGGCATCGCGATCACGACCGACTGCGATTATCCCGGCACGGACGCGATCGACCCGATCTTGTTCGGAGCGATCCGGGAGTTGTTGTCCAACGTGGTCCGCCATTCCGGCGCCGATACGGCATCGGTGCACCTGGCCGCCGCCGACGGCGTCGCCCGAATCGACGTTGTGGACAACGGGGTCGGGATCACCGGTGCCACGGTCATACGACGGCTGTCCGAAGGGCATATCGGCTTGGCCTCGCAGCGGGCTCGTGTCGAGGCGGCGGGTGGCACGCTGCGCATCATCGACGACCCCACAGGCGCCCGTCTGCGCGTCGAGGTGCCGCTACGCGGCTGA
- a CDS encoding haloalkane dehalogenase, with protein MSPAPPEVFRTPDARFEKLPGYDFAPNYHDVDGLRMHYLDEGPRDGVPIVCFHGEPSWAFLYRKMLPPLVAAGHRVIVPDLVGFGRSDKPTDRRWYTFDRHTQFVTKVLGSLGLQHATVVVQDWGGPIGLRWAVDNADRVDALMVMNTGLFTGRVSKGFMAWRDFAEKNPDLPVGFVVQSATTTQLCEDVVAAYDAPFPTAESKAGAAQFPLLVPITEDAVGAAQMQAVTDELSRWNKPALVAFSDSDPVFPYPKSGQLFCDLIPTAGEQVRIEGAAHFLQEDRGEQLAEILLAQLVGAQSANQ; from the coding sequence ATGAGTCCAGCGCCCCCGGAGGTTTTCCGCACTCCCGACGCTCGGTTCGAGAAACTGCCGGGGTATGACTTCGCACCGAACTATCACGATGTCGACGGGTTGCGCATGCATTATCTCGACGAGGGCCCTCGTGACGGCGTGCCGATCGTGTGTTTTCACGGCGAGCCGAGCTGGGCCTTTCTCTATCGAAAGATGCTGCCGCCGCTGGTCGCGGCCGGGCACCGGGTGATCGTGCCCGATCTCGTCGGCTTCGGGCGCTCCGACAAGCCCACCGATCGGCGCTGGTATACCTTCGATCGGCACACCCAGTTCGTGACGAAAGTGCTTGGCTCCCTTGGTCTACAGCATGCAACCGTGGTGGTCCAGGACTGGGGCGGTCCGATCGGGTTGCGCTGGGCCGTGGACAACGCAGACCGCGTCGACGCGCTGATGGTAATGAACACCGGCCTATTCACCGGCAGGGTCTCCAAAGGATTCATGGCCTGGCGCGACTTCGCCGAGAAAAATCCTGATCTGCCGGTGGGATTTGTCGTGCAGAGCGCAACCACTACGCAACTATGTGAGGATGTCGTCGCCGCCTACGACGCGCCCTTCCCCACAGCCGAGTCCAAGGCGGGCGCCGCGCAGTTCCCGCTGCTGGTCCCGATCACCGAAGACGCGGTCGGCGCCGCGCAGATGCAGGCCGTCACCGACGAGCTCTCCCGGTGGAATAAGCCTGCGCTAGTGGCCTTCTCGGACAGCGATCCGGTGTTCCCCTACCCCAAGTCGGGACAACTCTTCTGCGATCTCATCCCGACCGCGGGCGAGCAGGTGCGTATCGAGGGCGCCGCCCATTTCCTGCAGGAAGATCGCGGTGAGCAGCTCGCCGAGATCCTGCTCGCGCAGCTCGTCGGCGCCCAGTCCGCCAATCAGTGA
- a CDS encoding TetR/AcrR family transcriptional regulator, translating to MPRTSDARDRIVSTAARLFLQRSYHDVGVEELCTAADVRKGSFYHYFSSKADLAKAVVDLHMRVFETRLAGAQCTTPAERLLAIPDAIGDIQSALHTQFGRFVGCPFGNLAAELSTTDEDVRTYLAERLAGLENGLAQVCRDAADANVLRDEVDPDRLAHALLAHYQGLILLAKLHGSTASDLAPALHEFLDGHLVRGIR from the coding sequence ATGCCACGAACCTCGGACGCACGCGATCGGATCGTGTCGACGGCGGCTCGATTGTTCCTGCAACGCAGCTACCACGATGTCGGTGTCGAAGAACTGTGTACGGCGGCCGATGTCCGCAAAGGCAGCTTTTACCACTACTTTTCGTCCAAAGCGGATCTGGCGAAAGCGGTGGTCGACCTGCATATGCGGGTCTTCGAGACACGCTTGGCCGGTGCGCAGTGCACAACACCGGCCGAACGATTGCTGGCGATCCCGGACGCGATCGGCGACATCCAATCGGCGCTGCACACGCAGTTCGGCCGATTCGTCGGCTGCCCGTTCGGGAACCTCGCTGCCGAACTGTCGACCACCGACGAAGACGTGCGCACCTACCTCGCCGAGCGGTTAGCGGGGCTGGAAAATGGACTAGCGCAAGTTTGCCGCGATGCCGCCGATGCCAACGTGCTGCGCGACGAGGTCGACCCGGACCGCCTCGCCCATGCGCTGCTCGCCCACTATCAAGGCCTCATCCTGCTCGCCAAGCTGCACGGTTCAACCGCTTCCGACCTGGCGCCCGCGCTGCACGAGTTCCTCGACGGGCACCTGGTCCGCGGTATTAGGTGA
- a CDS encoding NADP-dependent oxidoreductase, protein MADQNRRFLLHERPTGRIGPTTFKLSEEPIPQIAEGEALVRVDWISLDPTNRMWITDVPTYLPPVGIGEVMRAGGIGQVIASKNANYPVGKTVQGLVGWQEYVVASDSMPLMPVDVAEGVSPSAYMGALGMTGLTAWIGIRDIGKPKPGETVVVSAAAGAVGSVAGQLAKADGARVVGIAGGPDKCALLTEQLGFDAAVDHKADDWHAQLVAATPNGIDVDFENVGGIIMDAIFARLNIGARVALCGLISGYNEADPPPGPRAFGNLLIQRATVQGFIVLDHFGRAPDAISEIAGLIAEGKLTPLETVVEGFDQLPTAINMLFDGKNVGKLMVKIT, encoded by the coding sequence ATGGCTGACCAGAATCGCCGCTTTCTCCTCCACGAACGCCCCACCGGGCGGATCGGGCCCACCACCTTCAAGCTCAGCGAGGAACCGATTCCTCAGATCGCAGAAGGCGAGGCGTTGGTTCGCGTCGACTGGATTTCGCTGGACCCGACCAACCGCATGTGGATCACCGACGTGCCGACCTACCTGCCGCCGGTGGGGATCGGCGAGGTGATGCGGGCTGGCGGAATCGGCCAGGTCATCGCCTCGAAGAATGCGAACTACCCGGTGGGTAAGACCGTGCAGGGGCTCGTTGGCTGGCAGGAGTACGTCGTTGCCTCCGACTCGATGCCGCTGATGCCGGTTGACGTCGCCGAAGGGGTATCGCCCAGCGCATACATGGGTGCGCTCGGAATGACCGGACTCACGGCGTGGATCGGTATCCGGGACATAGGAAAACCGAAGCCCGGTGAGACGGTGGTGGTATCGGCAGCCGCCGGAGCGGTCGGGTCGGTGGCCGGCCAGCTCGCCAAGGCCGATGGAGCCCGGGTGGTCGGTATCGCCGGCGGTCCGGATAAGTGCGCGCTGCTCACCGAACAGCTCGGATTCGACGCCGCCGTCGACCACAAGGCCGATGACTGGCACGCCCAGCTGGTCGCGGCCACGCCTAACGGCATCGACGTCGACTTCGAGAACGTCGGCGGCATCATCATGGACGCCATCTTTGCGCGACTGAACATCGGTGCGCGGGTGGCGCTGTGTGGACTGATCTCCGGCTACAACGAAGCCGACCCGCCGCCGGGGCCGCGTGCCTTCGGCAATCTGCTCATTCAGCGCGCGACAGTGCAGGGCTTCATTGTGTTGGATCACTTCGGCCGTGCCCCCGACGCGATCAGCGAGATCGCCGGTTTGATCGCCGAAGGCAAGCTGACCCCGTTGGAGACCGTCGTCGAAGGCTTCGACCAATTGCCGACGGCGATCAACATGCTGTTCGACGGGAAGAACGTCGGCAAGCTGATGGTGAAGATCACCTAA
- a CDS encoding glycoside hydrolase family 16 protein, with amino-acid sequence MPELDRRRMLLMTGLLTGSAALAGLSSSKMPTAQAAPSGASGSYIFHDEFDGPAGSAPDPSKWTVSKARETIKDPTYWELPEHVGQYRDDRQNVFIDGNSNLVIRAAKDGNTYYGGKVFSPWQGGIGHTWEARIKFDCLTPGAWPAFWLSSDAQGEIDIIEWYGNGKWPSATTVHAKANGSEWKTHNIALDSAWHTWRVQWDEIGMRFWQDYADGAQPYFTVAANSLPDWPFNNPGYQVFPILNLAVAGSGGGDPGPGTYPAQMLVDYVRVW; translated from the coding sequence ATGCCCGAACTAGATCGCCGCCGCATGCTGCTGATGACGGGCCTCTTGACAGGCTCGGCTGCGCTGGCCGGGCTTTCCTCGTCCAAAATGCCGACCGCGCAGGCCGCGCCCAGCGGGGCGTCGGGTTCTTACATTTTCCACGACGAGTTCGACGGCCCGGCCGGGTCGGCGCCTGACCCGTCTAAGTGGACGGTGTCCAAAGCTCGCGAAACGATCAAGGACCCGACGTATTGGGAGCTGCCCGAGCATGTTGGTCAGTACCGCGATGATCGACAGAACGTGTTCATCGACGGCAACTCCAACCTGGTGATCAGAGCGGCCAAGGACGGCAACACCTATTACGGCGGCAAGGTGTTCAGCCCCTGGCAGGGCGGCATCGGCCACACCTGGGAAGCCCGCATCAAATTCGACTGTCTGACCCCGGGAGCTTGGCCGGCGTTTTGGCTGTCCAGCGACGCGCAGGGCGAAATCGACATCATTGAGTGGTACGGAAACGGCAAGTGGCCGTCGGCGACCACCGTGCACGCCAAAGCCAACGGTTCGGAATGGAAGACCCACAACATCGCCCTGGATAGCGCCTGGCACACCTGGCGAGTCCAATGGGACGAAATCGGTATGCGGTTCTGGCAGGACTACGCCGACGGGGCACAGCCGTACTTCACAGTCGCGGCCAACTCGTTGCCGGACTGGCCCTTCAACAATCCCGGCTACCAGGTCTTTCCGATTCTCAATCTCGCCGTCGCCGGCTCCGGCGGAGGCGACCCCGGGCCGGGCACCTACCCTGCGCAGATGCTCGTCGATTACGTACGCGTCTGGTAG
- a CDS encoding PPE family protein, with protein MVDYGLLPPEINSGRIYTGPGAGPLLAAASAWSGLSADLHAAAAGHRSVITELTGGPWLGPASKALVSAVTPFIAWLESSGDEAALAASQSYAAAGAYETAFASSVPPPVIAANRALLAALIATNFLGQNTPAIAATEAVYAEFWAQDAAAMYNYAGSAAAATQLNELPEPAEVADPASALDQAIAVFKGAGQAVQAQLNNVGSQLAPRIGEVLQTLSSPLNGQGPAIDQWIVANTPLDDIVPLYSKYISPYVSTIAAFETGLLAFSNEASGMSAIVNVFGGVTPAAEAAKGAAQAAGAAATGAATKVGSVAAGVGRAIPLGGLSVPASWTTTLTGATGPAGVTAASNTTALPAAVEAAAATGNTPVAPPFGQFINAGNGRKTPSYGFRLTFMTRPPAAG; from the coding sequence ATGGTCGATTATGGCCTGCTGCCGCCCGAGATCAACTCCGGGCGCATCTATACCGGTCCGGGGGCTGGGCCACTGCTGGCCGCCGCGTCCGCATGGAGTGGGTTGTCGGCTGACCTGCACGCCGCGGCGGCAGGACATCGGTCGGTGATCACTGAGTTGACGGGCGGCCCGTGGCTTGGCCCAGCCTCAAAGGCGCTGGTCTCGGCGGTGACGCCGTTCATTGCCTGGCTGGAAAGCAGTGGTGATGAGGCCGCTCTGGCTGCCAGTCAGTCCTACGCGGCCGCCGGCGCATACGAGACGGCATTCGCAAGTAGTGTGCCGCCACCGGTGATCGCGGCTAACCGTGCACTGTTAGCGGCGTTGATCGCGACCAACTTTCTGGGGCAGAACACCCCCGCGATCGCCGCGACCGAGGCCGTCTACGCCGAGTTCTGGGCCCAAGACGCCGCCGCGATGTACAACTACGCGGGCAGCGCAGCGGCGGCAACCCAACTCAACGAGTTGCCCGAACCCGCCGAAGTCGCCGACCCCGCATCGGCGCTGGACCAAGCGATCGCGGTGTTCAAGGGCGCGGGTCAGGCGGTTCAGGCGCAACTGAACAACGTAGGTTCGCAATTGGCTCCCCGCATCGGCGAGGTGCTGCAGACGCTGTCCTCGCCGCTGAATGGTCAAGGCCCCGCGATCGACCAGTGGATCGTGGCAAACACCCCGCTGGACGACATAGTTCCGCTTTACTCCAAGTACATCTCCCCCTACGTCAGCACAATCGCCGCGTTCGAAACCGGGTTGCTGGCCTTCTCCAACGAGGCTTCCGGTATGTCGGCCATCGTGAATGTTTTCGGTGGTGTCACTCCGGCGGCGGAGGCGGCAAAAGGAGCGGCTCAGGCCGCGGGAGCGGCCGCTACCGGCGCCGCGACAAAAGTCGGCAGCGTCGCGGCCGGCGTGGGCAGGGCCATTCCGCTCGGCGGGCTGTCGGTGCCAGCCAGCTGGACTACAACCCTGACCGGGGCAACCGGACCCGCCGGAGTGACAGCCGCATCTAACACCACTGCCCTGCCGGCCGCCGTCGAAGCCGCTGCAGCGACCGGCAACACCCCTGTCGCGCCGCCTTTCGGTCAGTTCATCAATGCCGGCAACGGCCGCAAAACTCCGTCTTACGGCTTCCGGCTCACCTTCATGACCAGGCCGCCGGCGGCGGGCTAA
- a CDS encoding PPE family protein: protein MVDYGLLPPELNSARIYAGPGAASLVTAATAWSGLAADFQAAASGHRSVIESLTSGPWLGPASAQLVSAVSPFITWLSNSAEQAAEAATQAGAAASAYERAFAASVPPALIAANRAQLAQLVATNILGQNSSAISTLEAQYAEFWAQDSQAMYTYASSSAAATQVSELSAPAEVADPAGLADQAIAVFKAQGQAVQTQLNNVGAQVAPRFSDVIKTLSSPLNGQGPAIDAWIAANTPFDDIVPLYSKYISPYMNSIAATLQVTQTFGQNSSGISALANLAKPAAAAAKAAEGAASAAGAAASGAGQAATGAAANLGGVAAGLGKAIPIGGLSAPAGWVPWHATTSPGVASAIPAAAEGNNFPMAPPFGQFVNGGYGRNQPTYGFKPSVMAKPPAAG from the coding sequence GTGGTGGACTACGGGTTGTTGCCGCCTGAGCTGAACTCAGCGCGGATCTACGCCGGGCCGGGTGCGGCGTCGTTGGTGACGGCGGCCACGGCGTGGAGTGGTTTGGCCGCGGATTTTCAGGCTGCGGCTTCAGGGCATCGTTCGGTGATCGAGAGCCTGACCTCGGGACCGTGGTTGGGCCCGGCCTCGGCGCAGCTGGTTTCGGCTGTATCACCGTTCATTACGTGGCTGTCCAACAGTGCCGAGCAGGCTGCCGAGGCGGCGACTCAGGCAGGTGCGGCCGCGAGTGCATATGAGCGAGCGTTTGCGGCCAGCGTGCCACCGGCCTTGATCGCGGCGAATCGGGCGCAGCTGGCCCAGCTGGTAGCCACGAACATCCTGGGTCAAAACAGTTCGGCGATTTCGACACTCGAAGCCCAGTACGCGGAGTTCTGGGCTCAGGATTCGCAGGCGATGTACACCTACGCGAGCAGCTCGGCGGCGGCGACTCAGGTATCGGAGTTGTCGGCTCCGGCGGAGGTGGCGGATCCGGCCGGTTTGGCCGACCAGGCGATTGCCGTGTTCAAGGCCCAGGGTCAGGCGGTGCAGACGCAACTCAACAACGTGGGTGCACAGGTCGCGCCGCGGTTCAGCGACGTCATCAAGACGTTGTCCTCGCCGCTGAACGGCCAGGGACCCGCGATCGATGCGTGGATCGCGGCCAACACGCCGTTCGATGACATCGTCCCGCTCTACAGCAAGTACATATCGCCGTACATGAATTCGATCGCGGCGACGCTGCAGGTGACGCAGACGTTCGGGCAGAACAGCAGTGGTATTTCCGCGCTCGCTAATCTGGCCAAGCCCGCAGCGGCGGCAGCGAAGGCGGCCGAAGGTGCGGCCTCGGCGGCGGGGGCGGCGGCCTCAGGCGCCGGGCAGGCCGCGACGGGCGCGGCGGCCAACCTCGGGGGCGTGGCGGCGGGTCTGGGCAAGGCCATTCCGATAGGTGGGTTGTCGGCGCCGGCCGGCTGGGTGCCGTGGCACGCCACCACCAGCCCGGGGGTGGCGTCGGCGATTCCCGCTGCTGCTGAAGGCAACAACTTTCCGATGGCTCCGCCATTCGGGCAGTTCGTCAACGGCGGTTATGGCCGCAACCAGCCGACCTATGGGTTCAAGCCCTCGGTTATGGCCAAGCCGCCGGCCGCCGGGTAA
- a CDS encoding PE family protein, with the protein MSFVRTYPEHLAAAASNLQSLGAALNVGSAAAAGPITSVVPAAADEVSLLTAAQFATHGQRFQELSAQASRIQATLAATLATSGGSYAATEAANAASAG; encoded by the coding sequence ATGTCTTTCGTGCGCACCTATCCGGAGCACTTGGCGGCCGCGGCCAGCAACTTGCAGTCGCTGGGAGCGGCTTTGAATGTCGGCAGTGCCGCCGCGGCGGGGCCGATTACCAGCGTGGTTCCGGCAGCTGCTGATGAGGTGTCGCTTCTCACCGCGGCGCAGTTCGCCACGCACGGTCAGCGCTTCCAGGAGTTGAGTGCTCAAGCATCCAGGATTCAGGCGACGTTGGCTGCGACGCTGGCGACCAGCGGCGGTTCGTACGCAGCCACCGAAGCGGCCAACGCCGCATCGGCGGGCTGA
- a CDS encoding cutinase family protein — protein MVAAIVTALWCAAVVPPAGTPGAAAPAGAANCPDVEVVFARGRLESPGTGVLGNAFINALSSKIGGRSMGTYAVKYPADTEVDVGANDMSRHIQYMVNNCPNTRLVLGGYSLGAAVTDVVLAVPMSAFGFDSPLPDGSDQHIAAVALFGNGSQWVGPITNFNPLYNDRTIELCHGADPICNPADPNTWKENWPQHLASAYVKDGMANQAADFVAGKL, from the coding sequence TTGGTCGCCGCGATTGTGACGGCGTTGTGGTGTGCCGCTGTCGTGCCACCGGCCGGCACACCCGGTGCAGCAGCGCCGGCCGGCGCCGCGAACTGTCCTGACGTGGAGGTGGTTTTTGCCCGAGGTCGGTTGGAATCGCCGGGGACCGGGGTTCTGGGCAACGCGTTCATCAATGCGCTGAGCTCGAAGATCGGCGGCCGCAGCATGGGCACATACGCCGTGAAGTACCCCGCAGACACCGAGGTCGACGTCGGGGCCAACGACATGAGCCGCCACATTCAGTACATGGTCAACAACTGCCCGAACACTCGCCTGGTCCTCGGCGGTTACTCACTTGGTGCGGCCGTCACCGACGTGGTTCTCGCGGTACCGATGAGCGCGTTCGGATTCGACAGCCCGCTGCCGGATGGTTCTGATCAGCACATCGCTGCAGTCGCATTGTTCGGCAACGGAAGTCAGTGGGTGGGGCCGATCACCAACTTCAATCCGCTCTATAACGACCGGACCATCGAGCTGTGCCACGGCGCTGACCCGATCTGCAATCCCGCCGACCCGAACACCTGGAAAGAGAACTGGCCGCAGCACCTGGCCAGTGCCTATGTCAAGGACGGCATGGCCAATCAGGCCGCTGATTTCGTCGCGGGCAAGCTGTGA
- a CDS encoding DUF1906 domain-containing protein, giving the protein MPAEPPGKRGMRSLTRRAALKSAIQYASVPVALGLGAFAASGGAPKASAAGGQLIDFAERRVPPEEIKAAGYDGVVNYVSTERPGAHFEAKPITRAYADSLRAAGLHIVSNFQYGKPGWPDSPSDYTRGYDGGVSDAQTAQNLHAAAGGPPSAPIFFSVDEDIDADTWNSVALQWFRGINSVLGVGRSGIYGSYQVCGWAIRDGVIGNSSTPGHRWAWQTIGWSHGQREAAAVLYQRVLDGPVLGGIRVDVDDILASDYGQWDLNR; this is encoded by the coding sequence ATGCCGGCTGAACCACCAGGTAAACGCGGGATGCGTTCTCTCACGCGGCGCGCGGCCCTCAAATCCGCCATTCAATATGCCTCGGTGCCGGTCGCGCTCGGCCTAGGGGCTTTTGCCGCGTCGGGCGGTGCACCGAAGGCGTCGGCCGCCGGTGGTCAACTGATCGATTTCGCCGAGCGCAGAGTCCCGCCAGAAGAGATCAAGGCGGCCGGTTACGACGGAGTGGTGAACTACGTATCCACGGAGCGCCCCGGCGCACACTTCGAGGCGAAGCCCATCACCCGCGCATACGCCGACTCGCTGCGCGCCGCCGGTCTGCACATCGTGAGCAACTTCCAGTACGGCAAGCCGGGTTGGCCCGACTCTCCCTCGGACTACACCCGTGGATACGACGGCGGTGTCTCGGATGCCCAAACCGCGCAGAATCTGCACGCGGCCGCCGGTGGACCGCCGTCCGCGCCCATCTTCTTCAGCGTCGACGAAGACATCGACGCTGATACCTGGAACTCCGTTGCGCTGCAATGGTTTCGCGGCATCAATTCGGTATTGGGAGTAGGTCGCTCCGGCATTTACGGCAGCTACCAGGTTTGCGGCTGGGCCATCAGAGACGGCGTCATCGGCAATTCGTCCACCCCCGGCCACCGCTGGGCATGGCAAACGATTGGGTGGTCACACGGGCAGCGCGAGGCCGCCGCGGTCCTGTACCAAAGGGTGCTCGACGGCCCGGTCCTAGGTGGCATCCGGGTTGATGTGGACGACATCCTGGCATCCGACTACGGGCAATGGGACTTGAATCGCTGA